AGCTCTGCTAAAATGGAAAAACGTGGTTCAAAAGCACTCAGATATGCTCTATACAACGCCGCAAGACTAACCAGTATCTACTGTCCTGTATTCAGGGAACATCTTGCCAGAAAACGTTCTCAAGGCAAACATTTTAGTGTCGCTATATCTCATGTTGTTAAAAAGTTAGTCAGAGTTATTTACCATTTACAAACTAAAAACGAACTTTTTAAAAATACCATTAATTAATCATTTGAATAATTTAAATTATTAAATTATCTATTTTGTTATGCAAAAATTTACATAAATTCTTCAAAAAAAATTTTTGCTTTTTTTTGAAAAAAAACTTGACATTATATAGTTAGTCTTTTTAATTAAGTTTTTTTATTATATCATTTATTAAATAAAAAGTCAATAAATACACCATATATTATAATATAAAATTAATTTATTAATTATTTTTTAAATTATAATTGTTTTTTAAAAAATATATGATATTTTTAAATAAAATAAAAATTAAAAAAAATCAGCCTCTATACAAAGACTGATAATTAATTATTAACTATTATTTAACTGCAAATATTTTTCTCCTTTTTCAGAAAGTTTGTAAACACTGCTGTCTACATAGATATACTTTTCCTTTTTAGCTTTTTTAATAACTTTATTCAAAAATCCTTTATTCCAACGTAAGTGATTATCAATGGTGTCAATTCCACATTCATCTTTTTCCTGCTTAGTATTTACGTGGTTTGATAAATGGATTAGTAAAATTCTGACTGAAAATACCATTTTTTGAGTTCTTTTTCGGTTTATTGTGAAAATTAGCCCTTTTCTTGGAGAGAATATCAATGTTAAAAGAAAAATTATACCGATTGCAACTGCGATACTTCCTGCGATTGAAATGTCAAAAAGCCTTGCAAAATGAAATCCAGCCACACTTGCCACAGCTCCTAGAACGATGCTTAATCCAATCATTACTTTTAACTTATCTGTCAATAAATACGCTGTAATTGGAGGCCCAATCATAAAGGCAACTACCAGTATTGAACCAACTGCCTCAAACGATGCCACTGCCGTCATTGATACAAGCGACATTAGCATATAGTGAATTAATACCGGCTTCATTCCAAGTGTTATTGCAAGAGCCTTGTCAAATACTGATATTTTTAACTCCTTGAAAAAAACAGTAACAAAAGATACATTTATTAAAAATATTACAAAAGTTGTAACTAGCCCTTTTGCAACACTGAAGTCAAATATCTGTACCCGATTAAACGGTGCGAATGCCAGTTCTCCCAACAATACTGAATCAACGTCCAAATGTACATTTCCAGCATACATTGAAATTAAAATTACAGCAATACTGAATAACAGCGGGAAAACCACTCCAATTGCAGAATCTTCCTTGACAAGCCTTGTCGAATTAAGAAGTTCCACAAGGTAAACGGTTAAAACACCAACTATTCCCGCACCAATGATTAGCAAAGGGGAGTTCAAATCATGAACTGCAAAAAACGCTATTACAATTCCAAGCAAAATAGTATGTGTTATCGCATCTGAAACCATCGCCATACTTTTTAAAACCAGAAATGTTCCCAAAATTGAGCAGGCACTTGCCACCATTATTGCAATTAACTGTATTTCAAATGAAAAATCCATAATTTATTTCCCCCTTTCCAAATTATTTATTTTAAAATTATTTAATCCAGCTTTTTTATTTTCAAGCTTTTCCCTAAATTCTTTTTTTCTTTTCTGATTTCTTATAATTTTAAATACAATCCCTCTTTTATTTGAAAAAAGAATACTAATAATCACGATTATGCTTATAATTATAACGATAACAGGCCCGGTAGGCAAATTGCTTTCACTTATACTAATCAAAGTTCCAAGCAAACCTGATATTCCTCCAAAAAATGCTGCCAAAATTACCATAATTGAAAGTTTGTCCGTCCATTGCCGTGCTGCAACCGCCGGAGAAATAAGCATTGCACTTATTAAAATTACTCCTGCCGCCTGAATACCGATTATTACAGTAGTTACAATCAATACGGAAATCAATATTTCAATTTTTTTACTTGGAAATCCCAATGTCTTGGCAAAATCAGAGTCAAATGAAACAATTTTAAATTCCTTCCAGAAAAGAATAATTATAATTAGAAGAACAATCCCGGTAATCAGAATAATATTTACATCTCTTTTAATAAATGTTGACGCCTGCCCAAAAATAAATTTATTTAATCCCGATTTATTCGCACCCGGCAATTTATTCAAGTAAGAAAGTAAAACTAATCCCAATCCAAAAAATACAGATAAAATCAATGCCAAAGCACTATCAAATTTTATTTTTGTATAATTTTGAATTAATTGAATCAAACCAATACATACAATTCCTGTAATTAACGCACCTAGCAGCAAAACTTCTGTATTTTTCACATTCGTAAATAAAAAAGCCAGGCAAACTCCAGGAAGTGAAGCGTGAGAAACCGCATCTCCCAATAAACTTTGCTTTCGCAAAACTGCAAAGCATCCAAGTATTCCAGAAACCATTCCAAGCAGTGAGCAACCAAGTGCAACTGTCCTAAAAGTATGATCAGCTATAAGAAGATTTAATATGTTCATTTTAATCCTCCTTTTCAATTTCAGACTGATTTTTATTATTTTGAGTTAATTTTTTACTTTTGTATGTTTTTTCAATATTTTCAGGAGTAAAAATTTCCTCCACAGGCCCAGAAGCTATAACAGAAACATTTATAAATGTTACATAATCAAAATAATCCTTTACTGTTTGTAAATCGTGATGAACAACAATTACAGTTTTTTTCTCATCCCGTAATTTTTTTAAAATATTTACAATAGATTTTTCAGTTTTACTGTCAACACCTTGAAAAGGTTCATCCATAAAGTATATCTCAGCATCCTGAACCAATGCCCGTGCCAAAAACACCCTCTGCTGCTGCCCACCAGATAACTGGCTTATCTGTCTATCTGAGAACTCATCCATTTCCACTTTGTGAATAGCTTCCTTTGTTTTTTCCTTATCAATTTTTCTAACTTTCTTTAACCATCCAACTTTTCCATAACGTCCCATTTCCACAACATCAAACACAGTAGTCGGAAAATCCCAGTCAACACTTCCTCTCTGAGGTACATAAGCAATCTTATCCCTTACTTTACCGTATTTTTCATTATAAAATTTCACCTCGCCAGTGACAGGATTTATCAAATCAAGCATCGCCTTAATCAAAGTAGATTTCCCAGCTCCATTCGGCCCCACTATCGCCATAAGAATACCTTTTTTGATACCCAGCTCAACATCCCATAAAACAGGTTTATCTTCATATGCTATTGTTAAATCTTCAACTTTTATAATAACATCATCAGAAACATTTTGATTCATTTTACTTCTCTCCTAAATTTAAAAATTATAACATAGCAAAACAACTTTAAGGAATTTTTTTATGTTTTACATAATAAAAGGGGAGTGATAATTAAAATTATTCTGCTATGTTTTTTTGAATTATTTTATATATAATTAATAAAAATAATTACCGATTTTATTTTAATGCATTTACAATTGTATCTGCATTTGCCTTAACTGTTTTAATATAAGTTTCAGTGTTATGTGCTTCATCCCCCAATGAGTCTGAGTACAATTCTCCACCTATTTTAACTTCTTTTCCTCTAGCCTTTACAGCTTCCTGCAATGCTTCTATACTTTTTTTCGGAACAGAAGATTCTACAAATATTGCTTTTATATTTCTTTCAACTATGAAATTAGCCAGATCACTTATATTTTTTGTACCAGTTTCAGAATCTGTAGAAACACCTTGTATAGCTTTTACTTCCAATCCAAATTGTTCTCCAAAGTAGTTGAATGCATCGTGAGCTGTTACAAGAACTCTACTTTTTTCAGGAATTTCATTAATTCTTGTTTTTACATAAGTTGTAAGTTCATTTAGCTCAGCTTTATATTTTTTCAGGTTTTCTTTGTAATAATCACTATTTTTAGGATCATATTTACTTAATTCAGCTTCCACTGCCTCAGCTTCCTTTTCCCATAATTCTGTATTGAACCATACATGCGGATCAGGAGTATTTTCTTCAACTAAATGAATTTTACTTTTATCCAGTTTATCCCCAACATTTAATATATTTTTGTTTTGAGAAGTTAATTTTTCAAAAATTTCTGTCATTTTACCTTCCAAGTGCAATCCACCATACACTATAATGTCAGCATTTCCAAGTTTTTCAATATCACCTGCACTGGCACTGTATAAATGCGGATCTACTCCTTCACCCATAAGCCCTGTAACTTCAACTTTATCTCCACCTATTGTTTTTACAAGATCAGAAAGCATTGTTGTTGTTGTTGTAACTTTTATTTTTTTCCCTGATGCAGCTCCACCTTTTCCACAAGATATTAACAACATCATTGCCACACATACTGCAATTACCAAATTCAATTTTTTAAGTACATTATTTTTACTCATAATCTGTTTCCTCCATATCTTCATTTTTTTTATAAACTTTAATCATAGTTGCTGCATTGAAAGCTACTACTTTTTCATTATTTGCTTTACTTTTTAAATATATCGGCCCATCAAACGGATCCTTTTTTTCCACAATATATTCTTCCTTTAAATTTATATTCAAATCCCGCAGATAATCATATAATTCAATATTGTCCTCTACACTTAGTATAACAATTTCGTCATCTTCCTCAGCTTCAGACAATTTTATAATATTTTCCTCATTGAAGTTTTTTACATCATAGAAAATTGGGCTGCCATGTGGACATTCCTTAGGATAAAACAGGAATTTTTCCAGCTTTTGAAGTAACTTGTCACTTGTTACATGCTCCAGAATTTCCGCTTCTTTATGCACTTCTTCCTTATCATATCCCAACTTTTCAAATAAAAAAACTTCCCAAACCCTATGTTTACGTATAATGTCAAGTGCAAATCCATTCCCTTTTTCAGTAAGTTTTACTGTTTTTTTGTCAATAGTTAAATAATCGTCATTTACCAGCTTTTTTATCATTTCGCTGACTGAGGCTGGAGAGATATTTAAATATTCTGCAAGTTTTTTATTGGAATATTCCTTCTTTTTTTTTAAAGTATATATTCCCTTTAAATAATCTTCTATACTTCTGCTCATCTCAACTCCTTCCTATTTTAGTTTAACCTAATTCAAAAATTAGGCTTACCTAACAACAATATTATATTACCACTAAATACTTTGATTGTCAAGATACTTTTAATAATTTTTTTAATTCAAATCAGAAGTTATAATTATTCTGTCCAAACCTTAAATTTTTTTAGTTTTTATCAGTTTATACTATTACATATTTGCATAGTAGAAATCAGAAAATTTATGGAATTAAAGTTTTTTTTACAAAATTATGCTATTATACAATTTATTAACCATTAAAAATTAGATTTGATTTTTTTTAATAAAGCTAACAAATTAATTGTTATAAAATTTTATTTCTATTTTTTAAATAGGATTTAGTATTAAGTAATTTCAAATATAAAAATAGCATATTTAATAATATCAGGCTTTTTATCCAAATATTAAAAAATATGCTTTAAATCGAAAGATACAAAATAGAAGCTGCTATAACAAAATATTTATATATAACTCTTCTAAATCAATTCAAGTTAATTTTTCTCCAACTGTATTGTATAATATTTTTTCAAAATAATAGTGTAACTTTGGTTACAAAAAAACTCCCGTTTAAATTTTTTTCTAAAAAACGGGAATTTACATACTTAAATATCTTTATTTACTTTTAACTTTTTAGATAACTCATAGATTAATTATTTGTTATTATCTTTTCTTGGAATAAATTTCCACAGTGTTGGAACAAGTAATGTTACAGCAGTTGATTTTAACGCATCTCCTGGAAGGAAAGGCAACACACCAACCATAAACGCATTTTTACCAGTTACAAATAACGATAACTGCAATGCACCTAATGTCAAGATAATCGCACTGGAAAGCATTAACGAAAGAATTGTTTTTACGTAAGATTTTGTAACTCCCTTATCAGCTAAATATCCTAAAAGAATTGTAGAAACAATGTATCCTAAGATATATCCTCCTGTTGCTGAAAACAAAGAACCTGCTTTAGCACCAGCGAAAATTGGAGCACCTAAACTACCTGCCGCAACATAGGAAAGTATAGTAGCAGTTCCTAATTTTCTACCATATAGTAATGCCATTAATGTAACTCCAAATGTTCCAAGTGTTATCGGTACTGGAGTATAAGGTAATGGAATCATAACTTGAGCCATTAAACTTAGAAATACTACTCCACCCAATACTAAAAGAACATTTTTTACAATTTCTTTTTCTTTTGTTTCAATTTTAACAATATTGTTAATTAAAGCATTCTGTTTCATAAGAAAACCTCCATTTTTTTATTTACAACATTATAACACTTGTTATATTAAAAGTCAATAAAGTGATTTTTGTTACACTTACTTGATAATACACCAAACTTTTCAATTTTCAAATTTACTAAAAAATCTTTTTATTTTATCCTTAAAAGTATGTGCCTTTTTGAAATTTTTCTTATTATCTAATGAACCATCAAATTCACGTAAGATTTCTTTTTGCTTATCAGTAAGATTTACTGGTGTTTCCACTTTTATTTCGACAATTTCATCTCCTCTGTTTTCACTTCGGCTGTACTTAATTCCTTCATTTCTCAATCTGAATATTTTTCCATTTTGAGTTCCTTCAGGAATTACTATTTTTTTCTTGCCTTTAAGTGTAGGAACTTCCACTTCCCCACCTAAAACAGCTGTTGTCATTTTTATAGGCACTTCACAATGAATATCATGCTCACTTATTCTTTCAAAAATATCATGTTTTTCAACTGTTATATACACATATAAGTCCCCAAAGATTCCACCATTTGCTCCAGCATTTCCACCTTCCCTCACAACAAGTCTTTGTCCAGTTTCAATACCAGACGGGAATCTTACTTTTCTTGTGTATGTTTCTTTTTCTAAGCCTGTTCCATGACAACTGTGGCATTCTTTCTCAGGCATCTTTCCTGTTCCGTGACATTTATCACATTCCTGAATTACACTTTGCACTCCAAACATTGTTCTCTGCTGCATATTAATATGTCCTGAACCACCACACTTATCACAAGTCTTCATATGGTATCCAGGTTCCGCACCACTTCCATGACAAGTCTTACATTGTCCTTCTCTTTTATATTTTATTTCTTTTTCTGTACCAAAAGCCACATCTTCCAACGTTAATTTCAAGTTATATCTCAAATCAGATCCCTGATGCACTCTTGGCCCTTGACTTCGACTTCTTCCACCAAAAAAACTTCCAAAAATATCTCCTAAATCCTCAAAATCAAATCCACCAGCACCGCCAAAGCCTCCAAAACCTTGTCCACCAAAGCCACCTGCTCCAGCTCCCCCATTTTCAAATGCTGCATGTCCATATTGATCATAAGCTGCCCTTTTTTGTGGATCGCTTAATACTTCATTTGCTTCCTGTACTTCCTTAAATTTGGCTTCAGCTTCAGGATTATCCTTGTTTCTGTCTGGATGATATTTTTTTGCCATACTCCTATACGCCTTTTTTATATCCTGTTCCGAAGCGTTTTTGGGTACGCCAAGCACTTCATAATAATCTTTTTTTGCCATTTCCTATTTCTATCCTTTCCACTTCTGCAAATTTTTATTTTTCTAATTTTTCTTACTTTTACAAATTATAGTAAAATCACTCTAAAATAAAACTCAAAAACTATAATTATTTTACTTAAATCATAATACTGATTAATCTTAGTTAGTTAAATATAAACCATTATTATATAATACTTCCAATCAGACTTACTAAACTAAATAATAACAACATTTCATTACTTAAATTTTCAAAACCCTTAAAATACATTATAGAACCTGGAAATCTGAAATATAAAATACCCACTACCACAGCAATTAAAATATATAACACCCCTATTACTGCTTCTTTGAATTTTCCAACTTCTTTTATTTTATTAAAAATTGAACTAATTAAAATATACACAAACACTCCATATAGAAATGATTTAAGATTTGTATCAAATGGAAGTATATAAACTACAACCATTAACAAAGTTTCTATAACTGCACTTTCAAATCCTACTTTTACTGCCCTATCCTTATTAATACCATAATAAATCAGCCATATAATTATAAAATATGGAATAAGCACATAATAAACTCCTGAAAAGTCTGGAATAACAAAATTAAGATTAGAAAACAACATTCCAAGCGTTACTGAACCTACAGAAATTG
The window above is part of the Leptotrichia trevisanii DSM 22070 genome. Proteins encoded here:
- a CDS encoding metal ABC transporter solute-binding protein, Zn/Mn family — encoded protein: MSKNNVLKKLNLVIAVCVAMMLLISCGKGGAASGKKIKVTTTTTMLSDLVKTIGGDKVEVTGLMGEGVDPHLYSASAGDIEKLGNADIIVYGGLHLEGKMTEIFEKLTSQNKNILNVGDKLDKSKIHLVEENTPDPHVWFNTELWEKEAEAVEAELSKYDPKNSDYYKENLKKYKAELNELTTYVKTRINEIPEKSRVLVTAHDAFNYFGEQFGLEVKAIQGVSTDSETGTKNISDLANFIVERNIKAIFVESSVPKKSIEALQEAVKARGKEVKIGGELYSDSLGDEAHNTETYIKTVKANADTIVNALK
- a CDS encoding biotin transporter BioY, whose amino-acid sequence is MKQNALINNIVKIETKEKEIVKNVLLVLGGVVFLSLMAQVMIPLPYTPVPITLGTFGVTLMALLYGRKLGTATILSYVAAGSLGAPIFAGAKAGSLFSATGGYILGYIVSTILLGYLADKGVTKSYVKTILSLMLSSAIILTLGALQLSLFVTGKNAFMVGVLPFLPGDALKSTAVTLLVPTLWKFIPRKDNNK
- a CDS encoding metal-dependent transcriptional regulator, giving the protein MSRSIEDYLKGIYTLKKKKEYSNKKLAEYLNISPASVSEMIKKLVNDDYLTIDKKTVKLTEKGNGFALDIIRKHRVWEVFLFEKLGYDKEEVHKEAEILEHVTSDKLLQKLEKFLFYPKECPHGSPIFYDVKNFNEENIIKLSEAEEDDEIVILSVEDNIELYDYLRDLNINLKEEYIVEKKDPFDGPIYLKSKANNEKVVAFNAATMIKVYKKNEDMEETDYE
- a CDS encoding metal ABC transporter permease; this encodes MDFSFEIQLIAIMVASACSILGTFLVLKSMAMVSDAITHTILLGIVIAFFAVHDLNSPLLIIGAGIVGVLTVYLVELLNSTRLVKEDSAIGVVFPLLFSIAVILISMYAGNVHLDVDSVLLGELAFAPFNRVQIFDFSVAKGLVTTFVIFLINVSFVTVFFKELKISVFDKALAITLGMKPVLIHYMLMSLVSMTAVASFEAVGSILVVAFMIGPPITAYLLTDKLKVMIGLSIVLGAVASVAGFHFARLFDISIAGSIAVAIGIIFLLTLIFSPRKGLIFTINRKRTQKMVFSVRILLIHLSNHVNTKQEKDECGIDTIDNHLRWNKGFLNKVIKKAKKEKYIYVDSSVYKLSEKGEKYLQLNNS
- a CDS encoding metal ABC transporter ATP-binding protein produces the protein MNQNVSDDVIIKVEDLTIAYEDKPVLWDVELGIKKGILMAIVGPNGAGKSTLIKAMLDLINPVTGEVKFYNEKYGKVRDKIAYVPQRGSVDWDFPTTVFDVVEMGRYGKVGWLKKVRKIDKEKTKEAIHKVEMDEFSDRQISQLSGGQQQRVFLARALVQDAEIYFMDEPFQGVDSKTEKSIVNILKKLRDEKKTVIVVHHDLQTVKDYFDYVTFINVSVIASGPVEEIFTPENIEKTYKSKKLTQNNKNQSEIEKED
- the dnaJ gene encoding molecular chaperone DnaJ, coding for MAKKDYYEVLGVPKNASEQDIKKAYRSMAKKYHPDRNKDNPEAEAKFKEVQEANEVLSDPQKRAAYDQYGHAAFENGGAGAGGFGGQGFGGFGGAGGFDFEDLGDIFGSFFGGRSRSQGPRVHQGSDLRYNLKLTLEDVAFGTEKEIKYKREGQCKTCHGSGAEPGYHMKTCDKCGGSGHINMQQRTMFGVQSVIQECDKCHGTGKMPEKECHSCHGTGLEKETYTRKVRFPSGIETGQRLVVREGGNAGANGGIFGDLYVYITVEKHDIFERISEHDIHCEVPIKMTTAVLGGEVEVPTLKGKKKIVIPEGTQNGKIFRLRNEGIKYSRSENRGDEIVEIKVETPVNLTDKQKEILREFDGSLDNKKNFKKAHTFKDKIKRFFSKFEN
- a CDS encoding metal ABC transporter permease — protein: MNILNLLIADHTFRTVALGCSLLGMVSGILGCFAVLRKQSLLGDAVSHASLPGVCLAFLFTNVKNTEVLLLGALITGIVCIGLIQLIQNYTKIKFDSALALILSVFFGLGLVLLSYLNKLPGANKSGLNKFIFGQASTFIKRDVNIILITGIVLLIIIILFWKEFKIVSFDSDFAKTLGFPSKKIEILISVLIVTTVIIGIQAAGVILISAMLISPAVAARQWTDKLSIMVILAAFFGGISGLLGTLISISESNLPTGPVIVIIISIIVIISILFSNKRGIVFKIIRNQKRKKEFREKLENKKAGLNNFKINNLERGK